The Rosa chinensis cultivar Old Blush chromosome 7, RchiOBHm-V2, whole genome shotgun sequence DNA segment TGTGAGGGAGCTTGAGAAGAAGTTCAGTGGAAAGGTGAttactgaatttttttttttttaagaagttCAGTGGAAAGATGGAACTGTGCTTTTCATCATGTAGCATTGCGTATTTTGCCTTTACTATTTAGTTTGCTTACTAGTTTTGAGCTGCTAtattggttttcttttcttttcttgcctgTGATTATGTATCACAAGTGATACAACTCTAAACATATTTGCAAACTTGGTGATGTTTATTTGGCATTTTGGTTTTCATGCGGCAGGATGTGATTCTGATTGCCACACGTAGGATTGTGAGGCCTCCGAAGAAAGGCTCTGCTGCTCAACGTCCGCGCACTCGCACCCTGACTGCTGTTCATGAGGCAATATTGGAGGATGTTGTTTTACCTGCTGAAATTGTTGGCAAGCGCACCAGATATCGCCTTGATGGTTCCAAGATCATGAAGGTAAGCTATCATGATTTACGGAAGCACAAAATATTGTACTCTGGTGGTAGACACACTGAAAGGAATAATTGAGATTAGTCTTTCAAAAACAGCAGAAGACACCGTTACACTAGTTCGGAAGATCCCCATAGTTGGACTGAAGTTTGATCTGATTTCTAAGAAAAGTGCATGTATGAGCAAGTATTATGTTTCTCTGTCTGATTACTTTCATACTTATTCCAATCTTTTTTCCTTTGTTGAGCAGGTTTTCCTTGACCCGAAAGAGCGAAACAACACCGAGTATAAGTTGGAGAGCTTTTCTGCAGTTTACCGTAAGCTTTCAGGAAAAGATGTTGTTTTCGAATACCCCATCACCGAGGCCTAGAAATGTGATGGCACTTTTTAAATACTGTTCTGCCATTTTCTGTCTCTCAAGAACTGCTTTTTGGCAGTCAGACGATTTAAATTTTGATGTTGAGGGCATGGTCGAAAATAGCCTTTTCATGAATTTTGTTCTCTTCGTTGTTAGATTATTTATCTTTTAATATGGCTGGTTTAATGTAGGATTTTAAAGCTTTGAGTTTGAGAATATGAGGTTTCTATTCTATGGTCTCTTCAATGTTCTTTCTTGAAAATGAAATTACTATAAAAGCTTCTGTTAGCTTTTATCTATTTGAAAGATACTTGGTACTAGAAGTTTTCATCGTTTTGCAAAATACATTGGTAACTTTTAAGAATAGTAGTTTTCATTGTATGAGAAACAGAAGTAAATGTGGCAGCCAAAGATGACTTTCTATGGGTTTGATAGATAATCACAATGCTGCAAACAAAGAAGTAACGGTCCGATATCAGCtatgaaattgaaattaagGAAACGTGATTAACCAATAACAAAACCATAAACTAATAACACAAACGTGATTAACTACCGAGGGAAATGGTATTGCTGAAAGTTAAATGTAGTTTGCATTGGGGTAAGTACCAGAAGAATGAAGGCTGCAACCAATCAAGAATCTCTCCAAGGTTACACAGATGGTTACGCTTCAATTTCTCTAACTTTATTACACTTCAGCGCAGAGTTCACCATAGTAGAACTGTTTCAGAAATGTGTCTGTAAAGCTTGTTGAAAAACTGTGCAGCATCTTCGGAACTCGGCCAGTTATCGATGAtcttgatttttttctcacaaaTAGGAATGGCAATAATGCCCATCGGGTAGGGTACGCatcgggtattcgaccctaatggGGAGAAATTCAGGGGAAATCGGGTAACAGGGATGAGGATCTCCAATATTTGAATTCTGAAATCGGGTATGGGGCGGAgatgatattttgatccccatctcCATACCCatccaataagaattatctaaaatatatatatatatatattatatatatttttgatattatttataaataaatatctaggtaaacttcatctttttgtcaatatttaaattagaATTTTTTGTAGAATGTAGacttttattcttctttttttagtgAGACTTGtacattaccaaaaaaaaagtgagacttgtatttgtttttgtttgattgaaataaagaatttattttatgttgatgtttgattttaacttcatactttacaatcaataattatttgtatgaatttttatataataaattaataatattgttaacggggattggggcgggtacggggacctaatccccaatggggaagGGGACAGGGAATCCCCAGTttcttattacggggattggggcgggtaaaaggatggagaatgaagtcgggtatggggatggtaatttaatccccttaccctaccctctcCTCTCCATTGCCATCCATGAAGTCGGGTATGAGGATgataatttaatccccttaccctaccctccccattgccatccctactcaCAAAGAAACTCAATGTCCTTGCTAGAACCGATGAGGTTATCCACCAAAAGGGCATAAGAAGTTATCTTAGGCGAGCGGCCATGATAGCATTGTTCAAGGGCAATGAGATTTCTGAACAATGGTTCGGTCAACTCTACACTAGTCAACTTGGGCATTGTAAGAATCCCATCTTTGAATTCTATGTTCGTTATGCTATGACCGGATCCCGTTCTGAAGTCAACACCTGCCTCCAAGAGAACCGTAGCATGAGGCAGCTTTGTGTCTAAGCTGTAGGTGGATCCAAATGCATGGAATGGAAAAACTATCACATTTCTTATCAAATCAAGAATGTGCAAAGTTTCATCATCATTATCAGGGCTTCGGTGAAGATAGGACTCAAAATTATGAGTCTAATAATAGTTTACCGTAGAAATATGCTTGTGCATAGTGAGGTAAGAGGAGGATGGGGAAGTTGTGGAAAGGCAATATAAACGCTCCAGGATAAACCAACGTAGATGATTTTGTAGTAGCAAAATGTCAAAGAAATTTTGACATGCAATCCATGTTGAATATGGGATCATTATCAAGTTCCGGAGCTTTGATCTGAAAAagtgtaaaattaaaattagccTACTGCAACTCATATGCCGAACAAGTATATAAACTAAAACATATTTCTATGTCAGACTAGGATTAGATATAGAGTTCAAGTAATTGACCAGTTTGATTGGTGTTGTCCATTCCTTCTCCAAGATCCATACGACAAGTTCTCTTTGCATTGATGGGAATGTATTTATAGAGAAACGTTTATGTTCTTGCAGGGGAATCAACAAATCTGATAAACAGGTTTTATAACTATTTTGCAGTTTATagcagttccttccatcaaggaaaCTGCTCATAACTTCTTATCTATTCAGACAAGCCCTTATCCTAATCATAACTTCTTCGCTACCATCTTTTCTCGCCTCTCCGTTTGGTCATGATGTTTCTTTGCGCACCAGCTACAGATTTAACTAGTACAGTTTGGGCTCTTACTTGGAGTTCCAGTTTgtattatttatttcttttgttagtTTTAGATTGCTGTATTAGAAGCGGTTTTGGCCTAGTCCCCcgctttttattgtttctcttgTCATCAGGGAGTGGTTTCGGCCTAGTCCCCCTCCTTTGTATCTTCTATTGCTTATCGATAAAATTTTGAGTAAGGGCAATGAGTTAgcctttttttatatatataaaaaaggaAACTGCTCATAACTTCTTATCTATTCAGACAAGCCCTTATCCTAATCAATGCATAACTTGAATATTTAAATTCAAATCAGATGGCTTTAATCAAGTGTTCATTAAATGATTTTACAACTCAATTAAATCACCAATGTTTTATTAAATCCCAATAACTTAGCTCTATTCTCTTTGTCTGCTGCTGTTGCAACTCGTATGCATACCGGCTTTATATATCTAGTTCAATATGATCTTTCAATCTCCCATTGAACTAGATATATGACTAGATGCAAAAGGAACCAAACTATTGCTGTAGTGTGCACTGGATTTAAACAACATTCATCTAATTCTCAAAATTCTGTCAATTGCAACCATCTGTATTGAATTACAAGAATTGCAATGTGTTAACAACACAAGGTTCCTTGAAATCACAACACAGTAATCACAATTACATGAATTACCGCAATGCAAAGAACTGAATATgcttaacatatattgtaatcAACAATTCTTTAAGCATTATTGATTCCAGATTAATCTTGGAAATAATTCTATTATCTACTGCATAATATCACTGATTCATATTAGTACTTCATGTATACTTGAAATGATTATGCAGATGCAATATTCAGTTAAATTCATACTATATGTAAATGAAGCAATAGACTTAAATGTGATAAGCAAATCACTTGAATATTGTAGCACTTATTAATACTGCAACCATTACACAGTAAACCTACAATTTCAATAACTTAAGCATCAATACTAGACAACACTCCCATCTTCTTAACATGCTCCACAAAACAAGCAACTAGTAAAGCCTTTGTCAAGGGATCAGCCAATTGTTCCTTTGTTCCTATCTTCACAATTTCCACCTCTTTGTCTCTCACACTCTCTTACAGAGAAGTACTTCACATCTATATTCCTAGATGCTGAAgttcttttgttgttctttgaaaagaaaactgCTGCTGCATTATCACAATATATAGTCATTGGTTTTGCTGCAGAATCAATAATCTTcagttttgaaataaaattcttAAGCCACAATGCATCAGCTGTTGCTTCAAAGATAGCAATGTATTCTGCTTGGAATGTTGATGTTGCAGTTAATGATTGTTTGCTGGTTTTCCAGGATATTGCTCCACCAGCAAGCATAAATATGTATCCAGATGTCGACTTTAAGTCATCTGGATCCTGCTTGTAAGAAGCATCTGTAAAGCACTCTACCTTCAATTCTTGATCCTCAATTTTTCTGTAGACCAGCACATGATCTCTAGTTGCTTTTAGATACCTCAAAACCTTCTTCCCTGCTACCCAATGCTCATGGCCTGCATTGGATTGAAACCTGGATAGCATATTGACCGCAAAAGCTATGTCAGGTCTTGTGCAGACCTGAGCATACATTAAACTTCCCACTAGCCTTGCATATGGAACATTTTCCATGcttttcttttgaaaaaattattttgtgggCACTGACCCTTGTGAAGTTTATCACCTTTTGACATTGGTATTCACCATTTCTCCTTTTCTC contains these protein-coding regions:
- the LOC112177184 gene encoding 40S ribosomal protein S7-1, with the translated sequence MFTSRKKIHKDKDAEPTEFEESVAQSIFDLENTNQELKSDLKDLYINSAALVDVAGNRKAVVIHVPYRLRKAYRKIHVRLVRELEKKFSGKDVILIATRRIVRPPKKGSAAQRPRTRTLTAVHEAILEDVVLPAEIVGKRTRYRLDGSKIMKVFLDPKERNNTEYKLESFSAVYRKLSGKDVVFEYPITEA